In Dyadobacter sp. NIV53, a single window of DNA contains:
- a CDS encoding HXXEE domain-containing protein, producing the protein MITFSTLAILLPAAIMLHVTEEFLFPGGFAEWYAELRPPKTEGIRYGYLVWINTLMIGVCVLPLYLGENPRAISIWYCNTAIAGINACFHIYGVFVLKKYSPGVVTGVLFYLPLFIVGSWQLLSAESISLLKASVFVAIAIGYHVFSYIRQGR; encoded by the coding sequence ATGATTACATTTTCAACACTTGCAATTCTGCTTCCGGCTGCAATCATGCTGCATGTAACGGAAGAGTTTTTATTTCCCGGCGGCTTTGCCGAATGGTATGCAGAACTCAGGCCTCCAAAAACTGAGGGTATCAGATATGGGTATCTCGTTTGGATCAATACATTGATGATCGGGGTTTGTGTATTGCCGTTATATCTGGGTGAAAACCCGCGCGCTATTTCTATTTGGTATTGTAACACGGCCATTGCCGGCATCAATGCGTGTTTCCATATTTATGGCGTGTTTGTCTTGAAAAAATATTCTCCCGGAGTTGTAACTGGTGTTCTTTTCTATTTACCACTATTTATTGTCGGAAGCTGGCAATTATTATCAGCCGAAAGTATAAGCTTGTTAAAAGCAAGTGTATTTGTGGCAATAGCTATCGGCTATCATGTATTTTCCTATATCAGACAGGGCAGATAA
- a CDS encoding response regulator: MNKNGDIIIIEDDDDDKILLEEAFTSLDYLNKRKYFPDGLAALEYLHNTSNTPFLILSDINMPKLNGFELRSKLHTDSALNLKCIPYLFFSTARSQQMVIDAYSMSVQGFFIKETSFSELKDTLRIIIEYWKKCAAPNDF, encoded by the coding sequence ATGAATAAAAACGGGGACATTATCATCATTGAAGACGACGACGATGATAAAATTCTATTAGAAGAAGCATTTACATCATTGGATTATCTGAATAAAAGAAAATACTTTCCGGATGGCCTGGCTGCACTGGAATATCTGCACAATACATCAAATACTCCCTTCTTAATTCTTTCAGATATTAACATGCCTAAGCTAAACGGGTTTGAATTAAGGAGCAAGTTGCACACCGATTCGGCCCTAAATCTAAAATGTATCCCTTACTTATTTTTCTCGACTGCAAGAAGTCAGCAAATGGTAATTGATGCTTACAGTATGTCGGTTCAGGGGTTTTTTATAAAAGAAACATCGTTCAGCGAACTAAAAGATACGCTCAGGATAATTATAGAATACTGGAAAAAATGTGCCGCTCCGAATGACTTTTAA
- a CDS encoding DUF4256 domain-containing protein → MNIYKKELSPEERDELLKILKTRFEKNMNRHKDLEWKKIQEKLEANGEKLRSLDEMEITGGEPDVVGFDEKTGEYIFYDCASESPKERRSFCYDRTALDSRKANKPENSVIDSAAEIGIELLTEEQYQDLQQLGNFDLKTSSWLKTPDNIRKLGGAIFGDRRFGRVFIYHNGADSYYAARGFRGSLRV, encoded by the coding sequence ATGAATATCTATAAAAAAGAGTTATCACCAGAAGAGCGGGATGAACTTCTCAAAATATTGAAAACGCGTTTTGAGAAAAACATGAATCGTCATAAAGATTTGGAATGGAAGAAGATACAGGAAAAATTGGAAGCTAACGGCGAAAAACTACGATCGCTCGATGAAATGGAAATAACCGGCGGCGAACCGGATGTAGTTGGTTTTGACGAAAAAACGGGTGAATATATCTTTTATGATTGTGCGTCAGAAAGTCCCAAAGAAAGAAGAAGTTTTTGTTACGACCGTACGGCACTGGATTCAAGGAAAGCAAACAAACCGGAAAATAGTGTCATAGATTCAGCGGCAGAAATAGGTATAGAGCTGCTGACAGAAGAACAATATCAGGATTTACAGCAACTCGGAAATTTTGACCTGAAAACGTCGAGCTGGCTGAAAACGCCTGATAACATCAGAAAACTGGGTGGTGCTATTTTTGGTGACCGTCGCTTCGGCAGAGTCTTTATATATCACAACGGTGCTGACTCCTATTATGCCGCAAGAGGATTTCGTGGTTCCTTGCGAGTGTGA